Proteins encoded in a region of the Elizabethkingia bruuniana genome:
- a CDS encoding aconitate hydratase: protein MTFDLDMIKKVYSDFDNRVNAAREFMGRPLTYSEKILCSHLFSTQQPEAFKRGESYVDFAPDRVAMQDATAQMALLQFMQAGKKKVAVPSTVHADHLIQARVGADKDLQEAENKNNEVYQFLQSVSNKYGIGFWKPGAGIIHQVVLENYAFPGGMMIGTDSHTVNAGGLGMVAIGVGGADAVDVMAGMAWELKFPKMIGVKLTGKLSGWCSPKDVILKVAGILTVKGGTGAIVEYFGEGAESLSCTGKGTICNMGAEIGATTSIFEFDKNMAKYLRATGREAVAAGAEAIADNLKADKEVYADPAKYFDQVIEINLDELEPALNGPFTPDLYTPISQMKELAEKNGWPTKVEVGLIGSCTNSSYEDISRAASIAKQAIDKNLVTAAEYTITPGSELVRYTVERDGFLDTFAQIGGKVFANACGPCIGQWAREGSEKQEKNTIVHSFNRNFSKRADGNPNTYAFVGSPELVTALAIAGKLDFDPRTDKLVNKDGVEVLLDEPQGYELPIKGFDVEDAGYIAPAEDGSNVEVIVAPTSDRLQLLEEFTPWDGKNITGAKLLIKAFGKCTTDHISMAGPWLKYRGHLDNISNNMLIGAVNAYNMETNNVKNELNGEHMEVPASARSYKAAGVPTIVVGDENYGEGSSREHAAMEPRHLGVRAVLVKSFARIHETNLKKQGMLGLTFADKADYDKIQEDDTINFLDLDQFAPGKPLTLEFVHADGSKDIILANHTYNAGQIEWFKAGSALNLIKQQGK, encoded by the coding sequence ATGACCTTTGATTTGGATATGATCAAAAAAGTTTATTCTGATTTCGACAACAGAGTAAACGCAGCAAGAGAGTTTATGGGAAGACCTCTTACTTATTCAGAGAAAATTTTATGTTCCCACTTATTTTCCACTCAACAGCCAGAAGCTTTCAAACGCGGAGAATCTTATGTAGACTTCGCTCCGGACAGAGTTGCTATGCAGGACGCTACAGCACAGATGGCTTTATTACAGTTTATGCAGGCTGGAAAGAAGAAGGTTGCAGTTCCTTCTACGGTACACGCAGACCACCTTATCCAGGCTAGAGTTGGAGCAGACAAAGATCTTCAAGAAGCAGAAAATAAAAACAACGAAGTTTATCAATTCCTTCAGTCAGTTTCCAACAAATATGGTATTGGATTCTGGAAGCCGGGAGCTGGTATTATTCACCAGGTAGTTTTAGAAAATTATGCATTCCCTGGAGGAATGATGATTGGTACCGACTCTCACACTGTAAATGCAGGTGGTTTAGGTATGGTTGCTATTGGTGTTGGTGGTGCAGATGCTGTAGACGTAATGGCAGGAATGGCATGGGAGCTTAAATTCCCTAAAATGATCGGTGTAAAATTAACCGGTAAACTTAGCGGATGGTGCTCTCCTAAAGATGTAATTCTGAAAGTTGCTGGTATCCTTACTGTAAAAGGAGGTACTGGTGCTATCGTAGAATACTTCGGAGAAGGTGCTGAATCACTTTCTTGTACTGGTAAAGGTACAATCTGTAACATGGGTGCAGAGATCGGAGCAACAACTTCTATCTTTGAATTCGATAAAAACATGGCTAAATACCTAAGAGCTACAGGAAGAGAAGCTGTTGCTGCAGGTGCTGAAGCTATCGCTGATAACCTAAAAGCTGATAAAGAAGTTTATGCAGATCCTGCTAAATACTTCGATCAGGTTATTGAAATCAACCTGGATGAATTAGAGCCGGCATTAAACGGTCCTTTCACTCCGGATTTATATACTCCAATTTCTCAGATGAAAGAACTTGCTGAGAAAAACGGATGGCCAACTAAAGTTGAGGTTGGTTTGATCGGTTCTTGTACAAACTCTTCTTACGAAGATATCTCAAGAGCTGCTTCTATCGCTAAGCAGGCAATTGACAAAAACTTGGTAACTGCTGCTGAATACACTATTACTCCGGGATCCGAATTAGTAAGATATACAGTAGAAAGAGATGGTTTCCTAGATACTTTTGCTCAAATTGGTGGTAAAGTATTCGCTAATGCTTGTGGACCATGTATCGGTCAATGGGCTCGTGAAGGTTCAGAAAAACAAGAGAAAAACACAATCGTTCACTCTTTCAACAGAAACTTCTCTAAGAGAGCAGATGGTAACCCAAATACTTATGCATTCGTAGGTTCTCCTGAATTGGTAACTGCACTTGCTATTGCTGGTAAACTAGACTTCGATCCAAGAACAGACAAATTAGTTAACAAGGATGGTGTTGAAGTTCTTCTAGATGAGCCTCAAGGTTATGAATTGCCAATTAAAGGTTTCGATGTTGAAGATGCTGGTTATATTGCTCCTGCTGAAGACGGTTCAAATGTTGAGGTTATTGTAGCGCCAACATCCGACAGACTTCAGTTATTAGAAGAGTTTACACCTTGGGATGGTAAAAACATTACAGGTGCTAAATTATTGATCAAAGCATTTGGTAAGTGTACAACTGACCACATCTCTATGGCAGGTCCATGGTTGAAGTACAGAGGTCACTTAGATAATATTTCTAACAACATGTTGATCGGAGCTGTTAATGCTTACAACATGGAAACTAACAACGTAAAGAACGAATTAAACGGTGAGCATATGGAAGTTCCTGCATCTGCAAGATCTTACAAAGCTGCTGGCGTTCCAACGATTGTTGTTGGTGATGAAAACTACGGTGAAGGTTCTTCAAGAGAGCACGCTGCTATGGAGCCTCGTCACTTGGGTGTAAGAGCTGTATTAGTTAAATCCTTCGCTCGTATCCACGAGACAAACCTTAAAAAACAAGGTATGTTAGGATTAACTTTTGCTGACAAAGCAGATTACGATAAAATCCAGGAAGATGATACAATCAACTTCTTAGATCTTGATCAGTTTGCTCCAGGTAAGCCATTGACATTAGAGTTTGTTCACGCAGATGGTTCTAAAGATATTATTCTTGCTAACCATACTTACAACGCAGGACAAATTGAGTGGTTCAAAGCTGGATCTGCACTTAACCTAATCAAACAACAAGGGAAATAA
- a CDS encoding CD225/dispanin family protein, whose translation MEHIDDASIMTPNPQQSFPPKTWLVESVLVTVFCCQILGIIGIINAASVESKFYRGDVLGAQKASKLAKQMVIWSVISWFIIIGIVVIFYIFVFVLAATTGEWK comes from the coding sequence ATGGAACACATTGATGATGCCTCTATAATGACTCCTAATCCACAACAAAGCTTTCCTCCGAAAACATGGTTGGTAGAGTCTGTATTGGTTACTGTATTTTGCTGCCAGATCCTTGGGATTATAGGAATAATTAATGCCGCTTCAGTGGAATCTAAATTTTACAGAGGAGATGTGTTAGGTGCTCAAAAAGCATCAAAGCTGGCAAAACAAATGGTAATATGGTCTGTGATTTCATGGTTTATTATTATTGGAATAGTAGTGATATTTTACATTTTTGTATTTGTACTAGCTGCTACAACAGGTGAATGGAAATAA
- a CDS encoding DUF2752 domain-containing protein has product MEIIKKHKLLSVIILLILGGSIVYIFYHYNPETSGFFLQCPFKLLTGYDCPGCGSQRALHALLHGDVKQAFTYNPLFILAIPYVIIGFIFNQDKVKTKYPRLRKALFGQKAIYIILFIVIAFWLLRNL; this is encoded by the coding sequence ATGGAAATAATAAAAAAGCATAAACTTCTTTCTGTAATAATTCTTCTTATTTTGGGAGGAAGTATAGTTTATATCTTTTATCATTATAATCCGGAAACATCTGGCTTCTTTTTACAGTGTCCGTTTAAATTACTGACGGGATATGATTGTCCGGGATGTGGGTCGCAAAGAGCCTTACATGCTTTATTACATGGAGATGTGAAGCAGGCTTTTACTTATAATCCGTTATTTATTCTAGCCATTCCTTATGTCATCATTGGTTTTATCTTTAATCAGGATAAAGTGAAAACCAAATATCCGCGGCTTAGAAAAGCACTGTTTGGACAAAAGGCGATTTATATAATCCTTTTTATTGTTATTGCTTTCTGGCTTCTGAGGAACCTATAA
- a CDS encoding WG repeat-containing protein, producing the protein MNKIFAVIILFFSCCVIAYGQQNKVVQATSDRNDIPELIPVFRNGKYGYINTAGRLMIPPKFNLALFFTEDCNLTQSPNEKIRLYGKKNYATVEIDKVAYRIDKTGKALYRYKNEDLGRCKKDFQMPAFTIYKNGENYGLVKKDLQGAADLSQVYIIPQYQYLFVMDSDDQENPMIIAIKNDKFGVVDKNNRVVIGFEYEDIKKNMSWKEAHLFEVSQDGKKYFFIDKASNKYQIKTRSQN; encoded by the coding sequence ATGAACAAAATATTTGCTGTAATAATTCTGTTTTTTTCTTGCTGTGTAATTGCTTATGGACAGCAGAATAAAGTAGTACAGGCAACTTCCGATAGGAATGATATTCCGGAACTGATCCCGGTTTTCAGAAACGGTAAGTATGGTTATATCAATACCGCAGGAAGGCTTATGATTCCTCCAAAATTTAATCTGGCTTTATTTTTTACCGAGGATTGCAATCTTACACAATCACCAAATGAGAAAATTAGGCTGTATGGTAAAAAGAACTATGCTACAGTGGAGATAGATAAAGTTGCTTATCGGATTGACAAAACAGGTAAAGCTTTATATCGGTATAAGAATGAAGATCTTGGACGCTGCAAAAAGGATTTTCAGATGCCTGCGTTTACAATCTACAAGAATGGTGAAAATTATGGTCTTGTAAAAAAAGATCTTCAGGGTGCTGCAGATCTATCTCAAGTTTATATAATACCGCAATACCAGTATTTGTTTGTAATGGATTCCGATGATCAGGAGAATCCGATGATTATTGCAATAAAGAATGATAAATTTGGGGTTGTAGATAAAAATAACAGGGTTGTTATTGGATTTGAATATGAAGATATTAAGAAAAACATGTCATGGAAAGAGGCTCATTTATTCGAGGTAAGCCAAGACGGAAAGAAATATTTCTTTATAGACAAAGCATCTAATAAATATCAGATTAAAACGCGGAGTCAGAATTAG
- a CDS encoding TonB-dependent receptor, whose product MKGLFFLSALSAASIAFAQSKQDTIREIDEVRVIKRLPITKDIVNVEKDLGRKNLGQDLPYLLKNQTSVETTTDAGNGVGYTGLRIRGVDGTRINVMLNGVPYNDSESQGTFFVNIPDVTSSASNVIIQRGVGTSTNGVAAFGASVNIIGRDPEEQPYFSTQNSVGSFNTHKHSFEAGTGSLLNGKLSFMGRYSIIKSDGYIDRAFSDLNSYNFVGVYKDGNTKIRFQTFGGDQQTYQAWNGISKAQYEINPRYNPSGEIYDKDGKVIGFYKNETDNYKQQHYHLLWEQRFNDNWKLNTTLHYTRGLGYYENYKSNQKFSKYGIPPYVIGAETVTSGDMIRRKWLDNDFYGIVSELNGKVNNWDLNFGVVANQYYGRHYGQIISGSNLQQIDLPIEYYRNNATKNEISGYAKALYKFGDLEMFGDLQLRNITYHSNVIKASAEEAPTFDKKFTFFNPKVGFNYHLDGGTLYLSYANAHREPVRDDIVNAPDVKPETLHDFELGYNKTFNGLSITANAYYMLYKDQLVLIGAINGVGASLRKNVGRSYRAGIELGAGYQFSEKFNTLLNATFSQNKNKNYIVQLSETETENLGTTNTSFSPNFIGNLTLNYLPVKDLQFSLVNKLVGSQYLDNTNAPESKIKSYYLSDFIASYQVAWGRTDIGFSLLVNNIFNQKYINNGYSGPFYYAQAGANFLAGISLKLH is encoded by the coding sequence ATGAAAGGATTATTTTTTTTATCAGCACTCAGTGCTGCATCAATAGCTTTTGCGCAAAGCAAACAAGATACTATTCGGGAAATAGATGAGGTTCGGGTTATCAAGAGGCTTCCCATAACGAAAGATATCGTTAATGTAGAAAAAGATTTGGGAAGAAAAAATCTGGGACAGGATTTGCCTTATCTTCTTAAAAATCAGACATCAGTAGAAACAACAACCGATGCCGGCAACGGTGTAGGATATACAGGTTTAAGAATCAGAGGTGTAGATGGCACTCGTATCAATGTAATGCTGAATGGCGTTCCGTATAATGACAGCGAATCGCAGGGGACCTTTTTTGTAAATATTCCGGATGTTACATCTTCAGCTTCCAATGTTATTATCCAGCGTGGAGTCGGAACATCTACTAACGGAGTAGCTGCTTTTGGAGCAAGTGTTAATATTATTGGACGCGATCCCGAAGAACAACCTTATTTCTCTACTCAAAATTCTGTAGGTTCGTTTAATACCCATAAACATTCCTTTGAAGCCGGGACAGGAAGTTTACTAAATGGTAAACTCTCCTTTATGGGACGTTATTCTATTATAAAATCCGATGGTTATATAGACAGGGCTTTTTCGGATCTCAATTCCTATAACTTTGTCGGTGTTTATAAGGACGGAAATACGAAAATCCGTTTTCAGACTTTTGGTGGAGATCAACAGACTTATCAGGCTTGGAACGGAATTTCCAAGGCCCAGTACGAGATCAATCCACGCTACAATCCATCAGGGGAAATTTATGATAAAGATGGTAAGGTCATAGGTTTCTACAAAAATGAAACAGATAACTACAAACAACAGCATTATCATTTATTATGGGAGCAACGTTTCAATGATAACTGGAAGCTAAATACTACTTTACACTATACACGTGGGTTAGGGTATTACGAAAATTATAAATCCAATCAGAAATTCAGTAAATATGGAATTCCTCCATATGTGATAGGTGCCGAAACCGTTACAAGCGGTGATATGATTCGCAGAAAGTGGCTGGATAACGACTTTTATGGTATTGTATCGGAACTAAATGGTAAGGTAAATAATTGGGATCTTAATTTTGGTGTTGTTGCTAATCAGTATTATGGCAGACATTACGGGCAAATTATAAGCGGATCCAATTTGCAGCAAATCGATCTTCCAATTGAATACTACAGAAATAATGCAACTAAAAATGAGATATCGGGTTATGCTAAGGCTTTGTATAAATTTGGCGACCTAGAAATGTTTGGTGATTTGCAATTGCGAAATATTACTTACCATTCTAATGTGATAAAAGCGAGTGCGGAGGAAGCGCCGACATTTGATAAAAAGTTTACATTCTTTAATCCTAAAGTTGGATTTAATTATCATCTGGACGGTGGTACGCTATATCTGTCCTATGCAAATGCTCACCGTGAACCGGTAAGAGATGATATTGTAAATGCTCCGGATGTAAAACCTGAGACGCTCCATGATTTCGAATTGGGATATAATAAAACTTTCAACGGGTTGTCAATAACGGCGAATGCTTATTATATGCTGTATAAGGATCAATTGGTCCTTATTGGGGCTATCAATGGAGTAGGAGCTTCACTGCGAAAAAATGTAGGAAGAAGCTACCGTGCCGGAATAGAATTGGGAGCTGGTTATCAGTTCTCAGAGAAGTTCAATACTTTACTGAATGCTACTTTTAGTCAGAATAAAAACAAGAATTATATCGTTCAGCTTTCAGAAACAGAGACAGAAAATCTAGGAACGACGAATACCTCTTTCTCTCCTAACTTTATAGGAAACCTTACTTTAAATTATCTTCCGGTTAAAGATTTACAGTTTTCACTGGTGAATAAACTAGTAGGTTCTCAGTATTTAGATAATACGAATGCACCGGAGAGTAAAATAAAGTCTTATTATCTGTCAGATTTTATAGCGAGTTACCAGGTTGCATGGGGTAGAACTGATATAGGTTTCAGCCTTCTGGTGAACAATATATTTAACCAAAAATATATTAATAATGGCTACTCCGGTCCGTTCTATTATGCACAGGCAGGAGCCAATTTCTTAGCTGGAATTTCTTTAAAACTTCACTAA
- a CDS encoding prolyl oligopeptidase family serine peptidase, which yields MRKIYLLLFINSVSSLVIAQKTNLAPSVPVTDDYHGVKVVDEYRNLENLKDPATIDWMKSQTDYANSIVKNIPNRQYYITKRKEFDKRTSFFVNNIYVTANDVYFYLKKTPDQSAARLYYRKGFSGQEKELYNPENFLPENNKQYQINYIKPNYDGTKVVIALTEGGKEISNMIIYDVISNRLLPHVITNCWPSDGGGISWLPDNNSFIYLHYPVTDQNSKLFLKDMISVLYTIGEDPKKLRVVLSKENNPDLKINSEDFPIVNIPTRDSRYLIGRISGAVRFKDTYYIKSSDILKKDQWKILFRKEDKISSFIIKGDKIIYISEKDETNAIYSTSLMHPNFKTPEVIVSPIQDETIKSLNSIKDGFIFTTTKNGVEAKLYTYKNNKAESLKLPIPAGDISVSTQSNQSNDFWITCNGWKNDTERFKYSSIAGKFTSENLAPLAEFPEFKDIIVEEITVKSHDGLDIPLSLIYKKGIEKNKRNPVIIDAYGAYAAISSPYFAKTYILWALQGGIVAIAHVRGGGEKGEKWHEGGYKSTKPNSWKDLISCTEYLINENYTSSDNVAIWGASAGGITMGRAMTERPDLFKAVIIDAGVTNALRMEITPNGLNNVKEFGSSKVESEFKALLEMDAYQHVKKGIRYPSVLITGGINDPRVSPWMPTKYAAKLMANSISDNPILLKIDYDGGHGGDISLTRVYDNLADTFAFALWQLGHPDYQQVTGKNK from the coding sequence ATGAGAAAAATATACCTTCTTCTTTTTATAAATTCTGTTAGCTCGCTGGTTATTGCTCAAAAAACAAATTTGGCTCCATCTGTCCCTGTTACAGATGATTATCACGGGGTCAAAGTAGTAGATGAATACAGAAATCTGGAAAATTTGAAAGACCCGGCTACAATTGACTGGATGAAATCCCAAACAGATTATGCTAATTCTATTGTTAAAAATATTCCTAATAGACAATATTATATTACTAAAAGAAAAGAGTTTGATAAACGAACATCATTTTTTGTGAACAATATTTATGTGACGGCAAATGATGTTTATTTCTACTTAAAAAAAACACCTGATCAAAGTGCAGCGAGGCTCTATTATAGAAAAGGATTTTCTGGACAGGAAAAAGAGTTATATAATCCTGAAAACTTTCTTCCGGAAAATAATAAACAGTACCAGATCAATTACATAAAACCTAATTATGATGGGACAAAAGTAGTTATAGCCTTAACAGAGGGCGGAAAAGAGATTTCAAATATGATAATCTACGATGTAATATCGAATAGATTATTACCTCATGTTATTACAAATTGCTGGCCTTCTGATGGAGGTGGGATATCATGGCTACCAGATAATAATAGCTTTATTTATCTACATTATCCTGTTACTGACCAAAATTCCAAACTTTTTTTAAAGGATATGATTTCGGTTCTGTATACCATTGGAGAAGATCCTAAAAAACTAAGAGTAGTATTATCTAAAGAAAACAATCCTGATTTAAAAATTAATTCGGAAGATTTTCCTATTGTAAATATTCCTACTAGGGATAGCAGATATTTAATTGGCCGAATTTCCGGGGCAGTACGTTTTAAGGATACTTACTATATCAAGTCTTCTGATATTCTCAAGAAAGATCAATGGAAAATCTTATTCCGAAAGGAAGATAAGATATCTAGTTTTATAATTAAAGGGGATAAGATTATATATATATCGGAAAAAGATGAAACAAATGCTATTTATAGTACTTCACTTATGCATCCTAATTTTAAAACCCCAGAAGTAATTGTATCTCCTATTCAAGACGAAACAATTAAAAGCTTAAATAGTATAAAAGATGGTTTTATATTTACTACAACTAAAAATGGTGTAGAGGCTAAATTGTATACATATAAGAATAATAAAGCTGAATCTTTAAAGCTTCCTATTCCGGCAGGGGATATATCTGTCAGTACACAAAGTAATCAATCAAATGATTTTTGGATAACATGTAATGGTTGGAAAAACGATACTGAACGCTTTAAGTATAGTTCTATAGCTGGGAAATTCACAAGTGAAAATCTTGCTCCACTTGCCGAATTTCCTGAATTCAAAGACATTATTGTAGAAGAAATAACAGTAAAATCTCACGATGGATTAGATATTCCCTTATCACTTATATACAAAAAGGGTATTGAGAAAAATAAACGAAATCCTGTAATTATTGATGCTTACGGCGCTTATGCAGCGATTAGTAGTCCTTACTTTGCTAAAACATATATTCTTTGGGCTTTACAAGGTGGTATTGTAGCCATTGCTCACGTAAGAGGAGGCGGAGAGAAAGGAGAGAAATGGCATGAGGGAGGTTATAAGTCTACAAAACCTAATTCATGGAAAGACTTAATTTCCTGTACAGAATATTTAATAAATGAAAACTATACGTCTTCTGATAACGTTGCTATTTGGGGAGCCAGTGCTGGTGGTATTACGATGGGAAGAGCTATGACGGAAAGACCTGATTTGTTTAAAGCAGTTATTATAGATGCAGGGGTAACAAATGCCTTAAGAATGGAGATCACGCCGAATGGACTAAATAATGTAAAAGAATTTGGCTCATCAAAAGTAGAATCAGAGTTTAAAGCGTTATTAGAAATGGATGCTTATCAGCACGTCAAAAAAGGAATTAGATATCCTTCAGTATTAATTACCGGGGGAATTAATGATCCAAGAGTATCACCATGGATGCCTACAAAATATGCTGCAAAGCTCATGGCTAATAGTATATCCGATAATCCAATCTTGTTAAAGATAGATTATGATGGAGGACATGGGGGCGATATTTCTTTAACAAGAGTATACGATAATCTTGCGGATACATTTGCTTTTGCATTATGGCAATTAGGACATCCGGATTATCAACAGGTAACAGGCAAAAATAAATAG
- a CDS encoding prolyl oligopeptidase family serine peptidase translates to MRKLYLLLFINSVGSLVIAQKTNLAPSVPVTDDYHGIKVVDEYRNLENLKDPATINWMKSQTDYANSIVGKLPYKEYFINERLKFDKRSGYWISDLKITGNDLYFYLKKSAAEKKQKLYYRKGLKGKEQLLYDPETFVSTLDTTSRGKNNFNINFISPSWDGKKIAVSMSEDGKESSEVIIIDVASKYIYPQVVTHLEPTSVGQIKWLEDNKSFFYTYFPVIDPNSTEYTKNTEVTFYRLGEDPKKRTNVFSKVNNPELSIDESKFPGIVQFNQNDPYFIGNLGDVDDYTDTFIINRKDFEKGIKSWKPLYYKTDKVYDKKPVGKDVYFISGYNAPNFRLCKTNLENPDFKNPEVLIPEKKDEVIQSFEITKDGMYYTTTKNGVESKLYLYKRGKDIPIKLPFIAGNVNIETKGKDYSDIWIYCSGWANEKTRYRFNLKNNTFIEENLVPLTDYHELNGTVIEEINIKARDGEDIPLTLIYDKNLKRDGNNAVLIDAYGAYGISNKPSFARSYLMWAKKGGIVAIAHVRGGGEKGDRWHKAGYKETKPNSWRDLIDCTEYLIKEKYTSKEKVGLWGASAGGIIMGRAMTERPDLFKAVIIDVGVTNALRMEITPNGPGNIAELGTVKKLNEFKALLEMDALHHVKKGDKYPATLITAGINDGRVIAWMPAKFAAKLIANDTSDNPILLKVDYEGGHGGGTDLMHAYGIVGEVFGFLAWQLGLPGYQPKN, encoded by the coding sequence ATGAGAAAATTATATCTTCTCCTTTTTATAAATTCTGTTGGCTCGCTGGTTATTGCTCAAAAAACAAATTTGGCTCCATCTGTTCCTGTTACAGATGATTATCACGGGATCAAAGTAGTAGACGAATACAGAAATCTGGAAAATTTGAAAGACCCAGCTACAATCAACTGGATGAAATCTCAGACAGATTACGCTAATTCTATCGTTGGCAAGCTCCCATATAAAGAATATTTTATCAATGAAAGGTTGAAATTTGATAAAAGAAGCGGGTATTGGATTTCTGATCTAAAAATAACAGGGAATGATTTGTATTTTTATTTAAAGAAGTCTGCTGCTGAAAAGAAACAAAAGTTATACTATAGAAAAGGACTAAAAGGAAAAGAGCAACTTTTATATGATCCTGAAACTTTTGTTTCTACTCTTGATACAACATCCCGGGGAAAAAATAATTTTAATATCAACTTTATTAGTCCAAGCTGGGATGGGAAAAAGATTGCTGTTTCCATGTCTGAAGATGGAAAGGAATCTTCTGAGGTTATAATCATAGATGTGGCATCAAAATATATCTATCCACAAGTAGTTACCCATTTAGAGCCTACTTCTGTCGGACAAATAAAATGGCTGGAGGATAATAAAAGTTTTTTCTATACATATTTTCCTGTTATAGATCCGAACTCAACAGAATATACCAAAAATACGGAAGTAACTTTTTATAGATTAGGGGAAGATCCCAAAAAGCGCACAAATGTTTTTTCTAAGGTTAATAATCCGGAGTTGAGTATTGATGAAAGTAAATTTCCGGGTATAGTACAATTTAATCAGAATGATCCTTATTTTATCGGAAATTTAGGAGATGTGGATGATTATACTGATACGTTCATTATCAACAGGAAAGATTTTGAAAAGGGAATTAAGAGCTGGAAACCTCTGTATTATAAGACAGATAAGGTTTATGATAAAAAACCTGTGGGAAAGGATGTGTATTTTATATCCGGATATAATGCTCCTAACTTTAGACTTTGTAAAACCAATCTTGAAAATCCGGATTTTAAAAACCCGGAAGTTCTAATTCCTGAGAAAAAAGATGAAGTCATTCAGAGTTTTGAAATTACAAAAGACGGTATGTACTATACAACAACAAAAAATGGTGTTGAATCTAAGTTGTATTTATATAAAAGAGGCAAAGATATTCCGATTAAATTACCGTTTATAGCAGGAAATGTAAACATTGAGACAAAAGGTAAAGATTATTCTGATATCTGGATTTATTGTTCAGGCTGGGCCAATGAGAAGACCCGGTACAGATTTAATCTGAAGAATAACACTTTTATTGAAGAAAATCTTGTTCCTTTAACTGATTATCATGAGCTTAATGGAACTGTTATCGAGGAGATTAACATAAAAGCAAGAGATGGGGAGGATATTCCGTTAACATTAATTTATGATAAAAATCTTAAGCGTGACGGGAATAATGCTGTTTTGATCGATGCGTATGGAGCTTATGGGATATCCAATAAACCATCTTTTGCCAGGAGTTATTTAATGTGGGCTAAAAAAGGAGGTATTGTTGCAATTGCCCATGTAAGAGGAGGTGGAGAAAAAGGAGATAGATGGCATAAAGCAGGTTATAAGGAAACAAAACCAAATTCCTGGAGGGATTTAATTGACTGTACAGAATATTTAATTAAAGAAAAATATACTTCAAAGGAAAAAGTAGGGCTATGGGGAGCTAGTGCTGGCGGTATTATTATGGGAAGAGCTATGACGGAAAGACCTGATCTTTTTAAAGCAGTTATTATCGACGTAGGGGTAACAAATGCCTTAAGAATGGAGATCACGCCAAATGGACCCGGAAATATTGCAGAATTAGGAACAGTAAAGAAGTTGAATGAATTTAAAGCTTTATTAGAAATGGATGCTTTGCATCATGTTAAAAAAGGTGATAAATATCCAGCCACATTAATTACAGCCGGAATCAATGATGGGCGTGTTATTGCTTGGATGCCGGCTAAGTTTGCAGCTAAGTTGATAGCTAATGATACTTCCGATAATCCTATACTTCTAAAAGTGGATTATGAAGGTGGCCATGGAGGAGGAACAGATCTTATGCATGCTTATGGAATTGTAGGAGAGGTTTTTGGCTTTCTCGCGTGGCAATTGGGGCTTCCGGGTTACCAGCCCAAAAATTGA
- a CDS encoding acyl-CoA thioesterase, with the protein MEKKKKALESLTVMTNIVLPNETNSLRNLFGGELLARMDRCASISASRHSERRVVTASVNHVSFNAPIPEGSVVVLESKVSRAFSTSMEVYVDAWLDDPIHRKKIHTNAGIYTFVAVDEFNKPVPVPELEPETDEEIERYKAALRRKELSLILSGRMKPTESVELKKLFAGEI; encoded by the coding sequence ATGGAGAAAAAGAAAAAAGCACTAGAGTCATTAACTGTAATGACCAATATTGTATTGCCAAATGAGACAAACTCTTTGCGCAATCTTTTCGGAGGAGAATTGCTTGCAAGAATGGACAGATGTGCTTCTATATCGGCATCCAGACATAGTGAGCGTAGAGTAGTAACAGCTTCTGTAAATCACGTTTCCTTTAATGCACCTATTCCGGAAGGAAGTGTTGTAGTTCTGGAATCTAAAGTTTCCCGTGCATTTTCTACTTCTATGGAGGTATATGTAGATGCATGGCTGGACGATCCTATTCACAGAAAGAAAATTCATACTAATGCCGGAATCTATACATTCGTGGCAGTAGACGAATTCAATAAGCCTGTTCCTGTACCTGAACTGGAACCAGAAACAGATGAAGAAATTGAGCGTTATAAAGCAGCTTTACGTCGTAAAGAGCTAAGCTTAATCTTATCCGGAAGAATGAAGCCTACAGAATCTGTAGAGCTGAAAAAGCTTTTTGCAGGAGAGATTTAA